The Osmerus eperlanus chromosome 20, fOsmEpe2.1, whole genome shotgun sequence DNA segment AGCCGGCAGCAAAAGGCAATAGATACACTGACAGATGGAGGTAATTAATAGTAGCTGTGGGAAACAAAAATTCCTTTAGGTATGGGCTGTAGTATTGCAGTGGTATGGGCTGTAGTATGGCAGTAATGTAGGGATACAATTAGGCCCAAATCAGATTTAAGGTATTTTAGAATTGCATGCTGAAAAATTTACAAGTTGGCAAGGTTTctggaaaatatgtttttactGTTCCATTATTGatatctctctgtttttctgctTTCAATAGCTGGCCCTGCCTCCACCAGGTAAGCCTATGTCCTCTGTGAAGTTCTATCTGGTTTCTTATCAGTGGTAAACATTAGCAGTAGACACTACCTGGCTGAAACCAGCTTTTCTCAATGTAACATGGCTTTCCTGTTACAGTTGACTGTAGCACTGCTTAAAGCTTACAATGTCCTCATGGTCTCTGAACCCCACTATTTACTATGGTGCTTCCTAACTTTGTTTTAGGTAATGTAGCATACCCTTAAAAAGCATTTCACTCCTACCTGGAGTACTGTTAATGCCTAAAATATCTTTATTTTAAGAATTAATTCAGCAGCAAGATTAATTCATTGGCTACAGTGAATTaatctttttgtttttgtatcacaaaaaaaaatgctgcctccatgGCTAACACTAACATAGATTTAGTTGGCCCCTATGAACAAATTCTGACAGCCTTCTGTGGAAAAACCTCCCCAGTCATTTTAGGTACTGTGCGGATAATTGTTAATGGCCTGGTTGTTAATAACACATTGGCCAaggtgtctctgtgtttgtaggGATGAAACCACATAGGATCATCTCACACGCTCACTATATTTGAACTCTGCactctcccctctgccttcctctccatcctctcagtGGCTGGAAACACGGCCCAGCCGACAGCAGTGTCCTGTGTGTAAAGCTGGCATCAGCAGAGAGAAAGTCATCCCTCTCTATGGTAGAGGGAGCTCCAGTCAAGAGGATCCCAGgtactatgtttgtgtgtgtgtgtgtgaacctgagaaggagctgagaagctATTGGTTTCAGGTCATACGAACGAAAGTGAAAAGGAAATTTGCGTTCAGTCTGAGTGAGGATATGGAAGGAACGGATGTTGTTGTTTTGATTCCATCCAGGTTGAAAACTCCGCCCAGGCCTCAGGGTCAGAGAACAGAACCAGAAAGTAGAGGGGTGAGCATGTGTCTATGCGTGGCATCATTTCCTCCTGAGCACTGACGTGTATAGGTACTTTGTAGactatgtgtatgagtgtttgctGGAGGTCTATGGGGCGCCCCAGGTAGGGACCTTGGTAGGCATCATCActccctcttctgcctcctAGTCCCATCTGTCCTCTTTGACCTCCTCATCTTGTTttttcctcctccagcccttccAGGGATTTGGGGACACTGGATTCCACATGTCGTTTGGGATCGGTGCTTTCCCATTCGGTTTCTTCACCACAGTCTTCAACACCAATGACACCTTCCACAGAccaggtacagtacacacacatacatacatacatacatacatacatacaccctctctcttcttctctttcaaatgcacacacagtttATCATGCAGACTTACAAATGTATTTATGTCTCTGAACAGATCCTCCATTTGCGGATGATCTCCAAGGCAACGGTAACCCCAACAACGGCAACAACAACTGGCAGGActccctcttcctgtttgtggccgtcttcttcttcctctggctgctgagtgtgtgatggagggagggaaaaggaagACAGCTGGAGGGATGGAACAATATAGGGATGGAGAAGTGGCCGAGGGAGGgatcacacattcactcactctctctctcacacacacacacacacacacatgcctagaCAGACTTTGTGTCTGGGATTTATCAAATAAAGCTGTACCAGTATTTTGACAAGGGATAGGATAAGACTAGGACATTATTTTGCTCTCTCACAGGAGAAGAGATTCAGTACCAGAGACTATTTGGCACCCCCAAATGTGTGTTTGATCTCTTTCACTCACTATCAAAGTGAGTCTTAGTAGAGAAGAGTCCTATCTAGATATATTGTCAGAGGGCACATCTCAGTCCACCTCCCCTTCCTTTTTTGGTGCACTTGCAGATGTATGCACACGcactcccgcacacacacacattgtagatGCACATTATAGGTGGTGGTGt contains these protein-coding regions:
- the rnf5 gene encoding E3 ubiquitin-protein ligase RNF5 — protein: MAAADPRSSSDGGPASRGGFPAEDNSNEGDGPGGSGGEGERERDRATFECNICLDTARDAVISLCGHLFCWPCLHQWLETRPSRQQCPVCKAGISREKVIPLYGRGSSSQEDPRLKTPPRPQGQRTEPESRGPFQGFGDTGFHMSFGIGAFPFGFFTTVFNTNDTFHRPDPPFADDLQGNGNPNNGNNNWQDSLFLFVAVFFFLWLLSV